The sequence AATCGCCGGCGCCGATTTCATCTGGTGGTGGCCCACTTTGTGCAGCCAGCCAGGTCATAGCAGCCCGCATTGCCTCACTTTCAAACGTCTCTTCAATGAGTTGCGCATAGCTGGTAAAGAGCCGTCGCGTGACTTCAAGCACTTTTCGTTCTGCTTTGGGCAAGTAGGGGATGCTGGAAGCTACTTTGCCAAACAGCCGGGTGACCGATGGTGGATTGAGAAAAACGTCGAAAACCGCTTCGTTCAGTGGTGTCCAGAAATCAAGAAAGCGCCGATAAGCCTCGGCATCGCGCGGACTAACGGTGGCGATGCTCTGGCAGGTACGCTCTACATCGCGGTAGAAGTAGATCGCACCACTACCATCGGGAAGCGGATAGAAGGCATACGGATCCATGTCAATGTACTCGAGACCGTAACGCTCGAGTTCGAGATCACGCACAATCGGCGTCAGATGGATCATGATATGGGCTGATGAGCCAACATCAATCTTGTAACCGGGAATGACCTCTTCGGTGCAGACGGCCCCACCCACAATGGGGCGTCGTTCGAGCACCAATACACGCTTGCCGGCTTTGGCCAGATACCCGGCACAGGTCAAACCATTGTGACCGCCACCAACGATAATCACATCGTAATCGCTAGCTCTGGGCATGGGCAACCTTTCTCGCAGTGTTCACAAATCTATCCATGATCAGTATACATCCATCTTGCTGGAGGTCTGGTCGAGATATTGCAACTCAATCTCAAGCGCCGCCAGTCTACCGCGCTACCCGATAGATAACGACTTCATCTTGGGCAAATACGATATTTCCGACCTGCGCCAGGATTGCCAGACTTTCGGTTGGATATCGTTCACGCTCTAATCCGCCAACGTAAATGTAATCGATGTCGTACTGTTCGATCAACGAGCGAATTCGGTTGAGATCACCACTTCGATAGATGGTATCAACAGCGATGCAACGCGGCCCTAGCTCGGCGAGCGCCTTGGGGTCGCCGCCACGCCATTGCATCTCGTGGCCTACCCATCCCAGTACTGTGGGGTAGCCACTTGCTGCGGCTACCCCACCAAAACCCTGCCAGTTGTACGAACCACCACAACGCGGCGCCTCACGTCCTGCTGCGACTGCTGCTTCGTTTTCCACCGCTACCGCTTCGAGGACGACACTGCCTGCCGGTGCGTGACGACGCAACCAGGCAATTGCCGCCGCTCCTGCTGCCGTTTGTTCACGAGGGGTATAACCGTTTAGCCCGATCAGTGGCCCTTGCGCTATATCGCGCACGACAAGCCATGGATAGATAAATGCACCGGTCAGTAGCAGCAGTGTACCAGCACTGACTAGGCTAGCGACAAGGCGACGCCAACCATTCGCCTGCATCCAAACCCACCAGAGCGCGACCGGTGCCAGGATACTCCAGAGCAGCCAGACCTGATAGTAGAACTTGAAAACGGTATTCATCCGGGCCGATAAGCCCTCAAAGACATCACGGATGTAGATGATTTCAACAGCCAATAGAATGATACTGCCGAGAGCTGTGACCAGCATACCAAAACGAAATCCGCTGTCAGATGCGGTAAGCGCACGCCACCCGGTGTACGCTGCCAGACCACTAAGTGCGAGCAGTGGAAAGCCGACCAGGAGACCACCGATCAAGAGTATCAGTGGCAACCAGCGTAACCAGCGGGGTGTTGCTGCCTCAGACTCGGTGACGTTTGCCACACCGGATGGGTAGAGGTAACTACCAGCAATAATCGGCAGGGCCATCAGGCCAAAGATAATGACGAAAGTGTGCCAGCCGCTCCGCTCACCAAGGTAAATGCCGATAATGCTGGTTAGCCGTCCAAGCAGAGGTATATCGAGCCAGGGAGTTGCACTGCCAACCGGCGCTCGAAAGGTGAGGTGAAAAGGGAGAAACATGACAGCAGCGATGAGGATGCTGATAACAACCTCGCGGAGCCATTGCCACCACCGAAATACCGCATGTGATTGCCAGTATACAAGCGCCAGACTTCCCCAGTAGAGCAGGAGGTAGGTTGGTAATTCCCAACTGTTTATCGCATACAGACTTCCCAGGATGATCCCGTGTAAGATGCGGATGAACCAGTCGGTACGCCGGTTGCCAGTGTTGGTCGGTGCATGGCCAGAACCTGCCAGCGTACTAACCGCCAGTGCCAGACCGATTGCCAGAGTTGCGAAAGGCAATGCCATCACATGTGGATGCATGTCGCCAAGCCGCAGGCTAAAGAAGGGGAACTCGGTAATCGTATAGCGGCGCTCACGCCGTGGCGGTTCACCAGCAATGGTGTAGCTATCCCACAACGAACGCGATGGCCACCACCAATTAAAGTTGTTCCATTTGTCAGATCGCCGCCAGCCCTCTACCACACCAAAATCCTGTGCGTTCGTCGGATATGGCAACACAATGACGGATTCACCCCGCAATGCCTGCCCCAATGCCGTCATCAACTGACGGTCATCAAGTACCACTGCCCGTTCGTCACCTACAATGACCTGGATTGCTCCCGATTGATTGCCGGCAACCAGGATCATGAGCGCACCCAAGATGCCGAGTGTGCTCCGGATAAAGCCGGGTGGTGGTCGTCGAAGCAGGTTCAATAGTACCTCAATGAGACCGGCAGCACCCTGTGCTGTCATTCCGGCCAACAGTGCGAGGGCCAGGTTGTACGCTGTTGCCGATGGTAAGCCACTCACCATCGCCGGAACAGCCATCAGTAGATAACCGAAATAGTAGTAGTTAATGCTGTATCCGGCCAGCCACGGGTCTTTGGGTGGAAAAAGGCTACTTCGCTGGATGGCATTGAAAAAGGCAAAATCCATCGGACGCTCGGTTCCCCACGGTGTGGGGTCGTGTGCCCGCAGCCAGACCATCCCGATGAGCGTGATGAGGAAGATCGTTTCACCGCTTATCACCGCATTGAGTGGCGGTAAGCAACGTTGTGTGTCTCGCCATAACCAGAACCAGCCGCTCACACCAATGATGAGCAGGCAGATCACAATCAGTGGTAACTCGAAGCGGCCCAAGCCGAGCATTGCCAGCAACCACGCGGTAAATCCGGTAAGCAGCAGGCCAAGTGGGCGGGCAAAGGCAAAGGCCATACCGGGAAGATGACCAAACAACCGAACAGCAGCCGGCCAGCCAACGATGGTAAAGAGTTGCGCCGTTAGCCACCAGACCAAAACCTCACCTGCCAACCCATTCACGGCTGTCCTCCGTTGAGCTGAGCCAGCATCTGTCGGGCTTCGGCAGCAAAACGTCCGTCTGGCGCCAGTTGCAGATAGCGCTGCAACGCATCTTGCGCCAGTCGCGGCTGATTACGGGCCAGAAAGAGGCGTGCCAGTTGGAAGTAGGGGTCGGGTACGTTTGGATCAGCGCTCATTGCCTGCCCAAGTGCAATCTCCGCTTTATCTAGCCATCCCCAATCAAGCAGCGCCGTTGCCAGTTTGTTGTAATTCCCGGCTGTTGGGCTGGCCTTGATTGCCGCTAGGTAGGCTTGCTCCGCTTCTTCATACCGTCCGGCATCGGCTAAAATGTCGCCCCAAAGATGATGTAGTCCGACATCGTTTGGGTTGGCTGCCGCAGCCGTCGCCAATATCTGAGCTGCCTCTGCGAGTCGCCCCTGGCGACGATAGGCATCGGCGAGGCCAAATGCCAGTGGTGCATTGGTTGGCTGCGCAGCCACTGCCGCTTCAAGTTCAGAGAGATCAATCACCGGTTCATTTGGCGGCGGCGGTGGCGGAGGCGCAACCGGTGGTGTTTCGGCGCTTAAGAAGCGATAACTATCGGGTAACGGTGGCACAGCGTAAATCGTCACTCCGTCGTGCTCGTACACTGGGCGCAGGTAGCGATCGCGCAACATGGCAAACTTGGCTAACCCGGTCGGATAGAAGGCGCGCTCCACACCACCAATATAGACATAATCAACATCATACCGGGCCAGAATCCGTAAAGCAACCTCTGGATTGGTGGTAGTAAAGAATGTTTCAACATCGCGCACTCGTCTGCCGGTTATTATCGGGTCACGCTGTTCATCGGCATGCAGAGCACTGATCACCGTTGGTAAACCGGTAGCAGCCGCAACCCGAATCCCGTAGGCCCGATAGAACCAGAGACTCGATTGCAAGACAACCGGCGTGCCGTCGATCTGCTGTTGCAGCCAGCGAATTGCGGCTGCATCACCGCGTAAATCAATCTGCACTGCGGTCGTGTTCGGTTCACACCCGCCAAAAGCGTTGCAATCGTAGGTAAACGTTGCCTGTTCCATAAAGGCCATGCCATCGAGCGTTGGTCCGGTATCAACCGCAAAACGGGTCGCAATCCGTGATGGAATAGCAACCGGTAAGTAACTCCCGGCAATCAGTGCCGGAATGGCGATAACTGCGATGCCGGCTGCCATTACGCCGGTACCGTGACGCACCATCAGGTGACGTAAGAGTCTGGGTAAGAGACCGGCGGCCGCCAGTCCTAACAACACCCAAATATGCAGGCCGAACTTAAATACGGTGTTCATGCGGTACCATTCGCTGCCATCGAGATGATCGCGGATGTACACGGTCTCGATGCCTAGTGATACCGCCCAGGCCATCCAGGCCAGGAATAACGCATACCATGCTGGTGCTCCTGCTGCCCGTCGGACCAACAACGCTGTGGTGAGGAGGAACACGATCAGCAAGCACAAACGCAGAGCAAGTTCGGGGAACGCCGCACTCAGAATGATGACGATCCCCAATCCGCTTACCAGCAGCATCCCCGGTTTCGCCTGTATTCGGCTATACCAGCGCTGTACTGCCGCGCCAATGATGACCGGTACTACGATGATGAGTGGTAGGCCGTAGATGAGGAAATAGTCGAATGGTAGGGTACCGCCAGCCGTGACGAATCCAAGGCCACGTACCATCGGCCAGTAACGATCGAAAAATGGCGTAAAGAGGAGTAATGATCCGACCCCCAGACCTATCGCGTGCACAACGGCAAGGGCGAGTGGTTGCCAACGCCAACCGTGGCGACGAACAGCGCCAGCAATGAGCGCCAATCCACTGAGCAGCCCGTATGTTGGAAAGTCCCACGAGTTGGTAACCGCCAACGTTCCCAATGTTAATGCACTGAGTGCCCAAAGTGCCTTGCTAGGGCGACGTATCAACTGCCAGCCACAGGCAATCGCCAGCAGTGATAACGGTAAGGCAATCAGATGTGGATGCAGGTCGGCATAAAGAAAACTAAACAGCGGAAACTCGTTGATCGTGTTTGGAATCACCCGGCTCGGCCCAACAAACCAGTCACTTAGTAATGTTATGTCTCCGTTTAACAGCAGGCGCAGTCCGTTTACTCCCTGCGACCAACCGGCAGGAATCAGGCTGGTGAGATTGCCAACTAGCCCGATCAGGGCCAGCGCAACGATGCCGTATCGCCGACGTTCGCCGAGCCGTGTCCCTAATTCGTAAGCGCCGGCCAGCAGCATACCATACAGGGTTGCCAGCGCCAGATTGAACCCTATTGCTGAATCGAGGCCGAGCAGTTTTATCGGCAATGACATCAGATAGAGACCATAGTAGTAGTAGTTGATGTAGCCGTTGCTATAGAACGGATCGTAGGGCGGCATCGCCGGACTGCGCAAGATAGCATTCAGAAAGCCTTGCTCCATCGGTTTTTCGCCGCCCCAAATCGGATGCCATAGATCGGGGTTGAGCGACCGTATGCCAACCATCAGTGCAAAGCTGACCATGAAGATCAGTTCACCAGGGATAATCGCCCGCATGGATGTCCAATCGGGCCGTACCCCACGCCACCAGAGCACGACACTTACCAACCCAATGATTGCCAGCCCACCTGCAACACCGACGTTGTCGTATCGCCATACGCCAAGACTGGTCGGTAGCCAAATGGCGTAACCGAGCATGATCAGCCCGATCGGACGCGCCCATGCCAGGCCGTGATGACCCAGGGCGGCGTATGCCGGTAAGATACCCAAGCCAGCAATGATATACCAGACCCCCAGCCAGGCAATAATTGCCAGCCACTGCTGCTCGCTTAGCACGGTATTCCATCCCAAGCGACCAACTGCGGGAAGTTGTTGAACGGGTTGCATCAATTCCAGGGCTGGCGTTGTGCGCACGGTCGGCGGTCTGATCGGGAGATCGTTGGTGAGCATCTGAGGTTGACCAGGTGTGAGTACTCGGTACAAGACGCTCTGGCCTGCCTGAAAGACGCGCTCGAGCGCACCACGCTCTATCAGGGTATTAAACTTCGCCAATCCCTCAGCACTGTAGAGCTGCCGTTCGACACCACCAACGTAGACGTATTCGACACCATATCGGCGCAGCGCTGCCAGCGCGACATCTGGATCAGGCGTATTGTAGATGGTCGCAATGATCTGTTGGCGATAATTGATCACCGGTGTTGCATTCACCGCACTTCGCTGCTGAATCTGATGCCATTCCCAACCGAGCAGTGTAGGCAGGCCGGTGAAGGTAGCGATACGTCCTGCCCACTGGTACGACGGTTGGTGAGCTTCGAGGATTATCGGTGTGCCGTGCGCATTGCGCCGTAACCAGTCAATGACGGCGGCATCTTCATCGAGCGAATACGCAGGGCCATGTTGCACTGCGTTGATGCTGCTCAGAAACGCTGCGCCATCCAGGGTACGTGGCGCGTCCGGATTCCAGCGATCGGCAATTCTTGCCGGTGTTGCGGTCAACGGGTATACCAGACCGGCAGCCAGAACCAACCCACCGATTGCTCGTAACAGCCAGCACCAGTGTGGTGCCAAGAGCCGGGTCGCTGCCCATCCCCACGGTATTGTGGCAGCCGCAGCCAGCGCCAGCAACATCCACGAGTGGATGCCGAATTTGAAGACGGTGTTCATGCGGCCAACATCACCGCGCACGACCACCACCTCAACCATCGCCCACAAGCCGATCCCTGCTAACGTCCAGAGTACCGGTACCACAAATCTGATGGCCTGATTTCGGATGCGCCACAGGACCCAGGCAGTTACCACCAGCATAACCAGGAGCGGTAGCACTGCCACTAAATTGAGTATTAGCGCTAATACCCAGAACGCCAGTGACCCAATCACTATCAAGAGTGTTTCACGCCGACGCCACGCCCACAATCCGATTCCCAAGAGCCAGATAATTACCCAGTGACCGCCAATGGTAAACAGTTGACCGGCAGTCGTGCGTTCGGCGTTGATAATGGTCTCGAGCAGAGAGAAGCCAGGCCCTTGCCAGAATGCAATCCCGCTCGACTCGGTGACGAAGTTGGCAATGAATGGAGCAAAGAGCAGATTACCGATCAGTGCCGGTGCAATACCGACGGCGATTGCAGCCAGACCTGTTGCAGGCCAGCCCCATCCTGCTCGTCGCCAATGCCGTCCACTTACCAGAGCCAGCATAATCCCGGCCAAGCCGACAAAGGTGGGGTAATCCCAGGTATTGGTTGCCCGAATGGCGCCTGCAACCAGTCCTAACCAGCCGATGATCCACCAGTGACGTACCGTTCCCTGCCGCATCCACGCCAGTGCCAAACCTAATGAAGCGAGACTGAGCGGCATCACGAGCATATGGGCATGGAGATCGGCAAACAAGAAGGTGAAAAAGGGGAATTCGTTAATCGTTCCTGGCACAATTCGGGTGGCATCCCAGAACGCCCACTCGTAGCGGCCCTTACCCATCTGCTCGGCTGCGTAGCCGCTCAAAAACCAGCCAGCCTGAGCCAGGTTCCCGATCAGCAACATTAATGCTGGCGCTATTCCGCCCGCGATCAACGCTGCATAGTTCCGTCGGGATTGAGGGGTACGAGGTGCTATCAGGTTATACACAACACCAAAGGCGCCCAACGCGGTTAGCGCGAAGATGGTCGCAACCCCCAGATTGTATCCGACCGCCGGCGCAACCCCGCTGAGGTGAATGAGCGCGCCAACCAGCACAAATCCGAAATAGTAGTAATTGATGTAGCCACCAGCATGCCACGGATCGAGTGGAGGGAAAGCTGCACTGCGTAAGACCGCATTCAGATAGGCGAAATCCATTGGTTTCTCGCCGCCACGTGCCGGATGCCAGAGATCTGGATTCAACCAGCGTAACGTGATACCGAGCAGCAAAAAGCCCAAAAAGATAATTTCTGCTGTGAACAGAACCGGCCAGCGTTCTTGCCAGATGCGGCGCAGAATCGCTCGTTCGCGCCAGCCGGATACCCCGCCGAGCGCCAGTACGATCAGCCCAATTGACCAGAGGGTTGTTGGACTAAACGGTACCAGGCGCAAGCTACCCCCTAGCCACGCCAGATACGCTACCAGCAATAATCCCAGGATTTTTGCCAGACTGAAACCACTATCGGGAAGGTGGCGTAACCGTGGCCCAATCACCGCAAAGACGGCTAGGGCCAGTGCTTCGAGCCAGAACATCCACCATAGTGCGGTAAACGGCGCTCTTCCTAGCCATGACCACCAGTCTCCACTCTTCGTATAACGCGGCCAGATGCTCTCGGTTAGGCGCAGTGCGGTTAGATTCCGGTCGGCAATTAACAACGGCGATTTGTACACTTCCCCCCATTCCACATGCTCGGTAATCAGTCGCTCAGCCCGTTCGCGACTATACAGCGGTGTCTTACGGAAGATCAACACACGCGGATGGTCATAGACGCTAAACGCCTCTTCCGCCATCCAATCAGGGATGCGAATGCCGAGTATCGTTGGATATGAGGTAATCTCCGCGACTAACTCAAAACCGAGTTCACCGTTGAAAAGATAATGATAGTAGCGCATTAACGCCGGATAACGCATACGCAGCCGTGAGGTGCTGTCGTAGACCCGATTGCTGGTCAGCGTAATGTAATCAGCCTGATCGAGCTGATCGAGCAGCCCAGGTTCATCCCCACGACCAAAGTATTTAACCGGTTCATCTTCGGCATACGGTGATGACTCAATACCGAAGAAGGTAACGTTCCAGGCTGCGGTTCTCGTTGCCTGCAACGGCAACGGATCATCCCAGCGCTCATACATGACCGAGCTACCGGCAGGCGCGTGCTCGGCTAGCCAGCGTGCTGCCTGTACCCGAGAATGAGGAACGGTATAGATACGCGAGAAGGCATATGCCCATAATGCCGTTGCTACCAATACTACAGGGAACGCATACCTGGCCGACCAGAACAGGATACGTGTCGCTATCAAGCCAATGCGCTGTAGCCGGTTGGCGATCCTGGTATGCGGCGGTGTACATAGTCGCCACCGCGCCCAGCGCGCCAACACGACCAGCACCCAGGAGGCCAGGATCGTGAGTGCACCGTAGATTGGCAACAAATACCGCATCGTGATCGCGAACTGATTGCCTTGCCACCCGAAATAGAAAGCCACCCAACACCACAACACCCATGCCGGATGCCACGAACGTCCGATCAACGGTGCAGGATGCACTGCCCATTGCCAGCCACGCCGAACGTACCGACCGGCAAAAAGTAACCAACCGCCCCAGGCAGCCAGACCAAGGAACGGCCCCATCCCCCACAAGACCATATTGATCCACGGGAAGAAGTATGCCGGTCGACCAACCCACTGCTGCCCAGGGGGAAAGTCGTATTCACCGGTAACCAGCGCCCGCACTGTTGTCAGATTCTCGCGAAACCTGGGATCGAGTCGAATATCAAAGAATCCGGCCCCGTGCAAGAATGATGGTCCATCAATGAGTGGTGAGTCAGGCCGTGAGCCAATGAACGCATCAGGGGCCAGTGCCCGAAATGCCACTAACGAGATACTACCGGCCAAGATGAGCAACCAGATTTCACGTTGCAACCAGCGATTGACAAGCTCGCTCCAGCTACGTCCGCGCAAGGCTCGTTGTGCGGCAATAATGGTTGCCACAATTGCCAACCCACCAAGAGTCGCCATCGTAATGCGGTTGGCTGTAGCCGCGCCAATGCTGAGACCGAGGGCTAGATACGAGCCGATACCGCCTCCTTGTGCAACTCGCACCGTCCAGTACAGCCCCAATAGACAAAAAAAGGTTGAGAAGGCGGGGTCAACAAAGAAATGACTTTGCTGAATGTGCATTACCGTAAGTGCAGTCAGCAGTGCCGCTAGGAGCGCAATCTTGCGGTTGAATAAACGTCGCCCAATCAGATAGACGATTAGGATGCTCCCAACATCAAACCCTGCTGCCAACGCTCGCCCAACATTGACAATCTGACCATAGCTGGTGAGGTCAACTCTGTCCGGATTCAACCACCAGATAAGAGGGATCAAACGTGGCCAGTTTCGTTCGGGATTATTCACCAGTGGCCCATAATCAGTGCGTTTTTCGGTTGGTACTGTCGGATTCGCCCCTACTCGCGGTGGCCCGGCGATGGTCGGCACTTGGGCTGGCAATACTTCAGCCGGAGTCAGCATTACTGCCACAACCCGCGTGAGCATAATGGGCAATGGCCCATAGACATATAGCGGAAACTGCTCATAGTTACGCGGATTAAGCGGTGAGCGGCTGGAGTCGTAGAATTCACCGATGGCGCCTGGTAGACGAACCGTTGAGGCAACGTAGGTAAAAAAACGCTCATCGGGATGTTGACCGGTTCGCGAATCCCAGTCGAAGAGGTTGAGAGTCCGAAAATAGATTCCCAGTAGTAAAATGGCCGTCAGCCCAAGGCGGACGACCCATGCCCGATAACGGGTGATAGCCTGTCGCACAGTAGTTCTCACGAAATGTCCATGCATCTTGTCTGATATATGGATCGCATAGATAACAATAGCGTACACGCTGGCATTATACACCGCCATCGATAAGCTGTGCTACAAGTGACCCTATTGCCTGCAATGCGACTCCGTGCATCCGCCGTCCGCCCGGATAGATGAGCAGATTCGGTCCTAGCGCACAGCGATCCTGACAGCCGCCTGCGATACACTCGATCCGTTCCAACAAATTAGCCTGGCGGAGTTCTTGTTCGAGCGTTGACAGGATGTCGGCTGATCCCCGACGACGGCAATGGGGGCCAAGACAGATGTAAATACGAATCATTGTTAAGTACTCAGCAGGAAAATCGAACATCAGTGTACAGAATTGTATCAAGAATTCGCTTAAGTATAACCTGAACCATCTACCTGGGAGCGCGGGCCTCCGGCCCGAATCTTGCGGTGTGTAGCCAGAACACAGCGTGAGGTGGGGCAGCTTGCCTGGGAGCATAGGCCTCCGGCCCGTCTCTTGCCAGCTTGCCTAGGGCGCGGGCCTCCGACCCGCCTCTTGCCAGCTTGCCTGGGAGCACAGGCCTCCGGCCCGTCTCTTGCCAGCTTGCCTGGGAGGGCGGGCCTCCGGCCCGCCTCTTGCCAGCTTGCCTGGGGCACGGGCCTCCGGCCCGCCTCTTGCCAGCTTGCCTGGGGCACGGGCCTCTGGTCGGCATCTTGCCAGCGTGCCTGGGAGCACAGGCCTCCGGCCCGTCTCTTGCCAGCTTGTCTGGGAGCGCGGGCCTCCGGCCCGCCTCTTGCCAGCTTGCCTGGGAGGGTGGGCCTCCGACCCACCTCTTGGCAGCTTGCCTGGGGCACGGGCCTCTGGTCGGCATCTTGCCAGCGTGCCTGGGAGCACAGGCCTCCGACCCGTCTCTTGCCAGCGTGCCCGGGAGCGCGGGCCTCCGGCCCGCCTCTTGCTGGTCGGAAACTCTTGTGTGGCGCCTCATCACGCTAGCGGATGCAGGTTCCAAATCTGCACCCCTGCTTACACCTTTTTCTCTCCGAACTCACAACAAAATGGGAGGGCAGGTTTCCCTCCCTCCTAGGCAATGAAACAAACAGAGTTAGACGGCTACACCCGGAAGCGTTCCAGATAAGCCTGGGTATTAAACGGCTTTGGAGTTGGACGAGGCAGTGGCTCAAGCGGTGGCCGACGATAAAAAATACCAAGCGGTAGTCGTTCACGCTCAACCGCATAGTGCATCGCTGCATCAATATCTGATGGATCGTGATCTTCAGGCAGATTGTACACCAGCTCCTTATACAATTTATACGTATCGTAAAAAGTTACGCATGGGCTTAACACATGGATAAAGGAAAAACCGCGATGCTCAAGCCCGGCTTTAATCAGTTCTGCCAACTGCTTCGGCTGACTCGAAAAACCACGGGCAACAAACGAAGCCCCGCTCGACAATACAATCGCTAGTGGGTGAAGAGGCTGGGCTGATTGACCGTAAGGCGTGCTCTTGGTCACATGTCCGCGTGGTGAGGTCGGAGACGTCTGCCCTTTCGTCAGGCCATAAATTGCGTTATCCATCACCACAACGGTAATATCTAGATCACGCCGTGCAGCGTGTGGTAAATGCCCCAGCCCGATACTGAAGAAATCGCCATCACCACCCACTGCCATCACGGTCAAATCGGGGCGGGCAATTTTCAGCCCGATTGCTGCCGGTAATGCACGACCGTGTACCGTATGCAATCCGTATGCCTGCAAAAAGCCGGGTAGTCGTGAACTACAACCGATACCGGAGACCACAGCCAGATCCTTCGGATTAATTTGCGTCGCGGCCAACGCCTGCTGAATGGCGGCCAAAACGCCGAAATCACCACAACCTGGACACCAGATCGGTTTCAGATCGCTGCGGTAATCGGACGGTTTGTAAACAACGGGCGGCGTGGTAATTGGTACAGCAGTCATGATTGTCTCCATATCCTAAGCTACGTGTAAAGCATATCGTCATCAAGACAAGACCGGTTCAGCAAGACCGTTCAGAGCGTGAATCTGACGTAGAATCTCCAATCGCGAGAACGGCATGCCGGTATACTTGGTCATTGACAGCACTTTAATCCCTAGTTCAGCTTGGAGTAATCTGGCGAATTGCCCCTGGAAATTCACTTCCGGTACTAGCACAACCTCGACCTGTTCAAGAAATTCTTTAATCGCATCAATTGGTAGTGGCGCCAGCATCTGAACTTGCAACATTGCTACCGGCACATCTTCCTGACCGGCCAGATAGACTGCACCGCGGCAGGGGCCAGCAGTAGTTCCCCAGCAAATAATTCCTACTTTGGCCCGCTCTGCGCCAAAGCGGCGAACGTACTCGCGCGAATGTTGCAAGGGGGCCAGCTTGCCCCAGCGCTTCTCGGTCATTACTGCATGGTTCTTCGGTGTGTAATCGGGGTTGCCGTACTCATTATGTTCAAGGCCGGTTGCGGTGTATTGCGCATACGCTACACCCGGCGCAACCATCGGCGAAATCAAATTTGCGGTTATCTCATAACGTCGATACTGTTTGGGCGCCAGTGCACCATTTGGTCGCAAGCGATCAACGCGCGGATACTTGCTCAGATCAAACGGTTCAACTGTCTCGGTGCGAAACGAGAGCGAATAATCACTGAGCAAGATAACCGGCGTCTGGTATTGCTC comes from Chloroflexus sp. Y-396-1 and encodes:
- a CDS encoding 2-oxoacid:ferredoxin oxidoreductase subunit beta, translating into MTAVPITTPPVVYKPSDYRSDLKPIWCPGCGDFGVLAAIQQALAATQINPKDLAVVSGIGCSSRLPGFLQAYGLHTVHGRALPAAIGLKIARPDLTVMAVGGDGDFFSIGLGHLPHAARRDLDITVVVMDNAIYGLTKGQTSPTSPRGHVTKSTPYGQSAQPLHPLAIVLSSGASFVARGFSSQPKQLAELIKAGLEHRGFSFIHVLSPCVTFYDTYKLYKELVYNLPEDHDPSDIDAAMHYAVERERLPLGIFYRRPPLEPLPRPTPKPFNTQAYLERFRV